One part of the Vibrio ponticus genome encodes these proteins:
- a CDS encoding SDR family oxidoreductase, whose translation MELDNKVIAITGAGQGLGREIALSLAKRGVNLALIDLNQEPLAETKQKCQQYDVTVRTYQANVTDETQVVGAFTQIETDFNQLNGVVNNAGIMRDGMFVRLKEGDLTSMSLEQFQSVMDVNVTGTFLCGREAVKVMLNTDSKGVVINISSVARAGNIGQTNYSASKAAVATMASVWAKELGRYGIRSVAIAPGVIKTAMTDQIKPQAMERLVSMIPVGRLGYAQEIASTIQFVLENDFVTGRVLEIDGGMKM comes from the coding sequence ATGGAGTTAGATAATAAAGTTATCGCAATTACAGGTGCCGGGCAGGGATTAGGAAGAGAGATTGCGCTGTCCTTAGCTAAGCGTGGCGTCAATCTTGCGCTCATCGATTTAAATCAGGAGCCGTTGGCTGAAACGAAGCAAAAATGCCAGCAGTACGATGTGACAGTGCGAACTTACCAAGCGAATGTTACAGACGAAACTCAGGTGGTAGGCGCGTTTACTCAAATCGAGACGGACTTTAATCAGCTCAATGGTGTGGTCAATAACGCGGGTATTATGCGTGATGGCATGTTTGTTCGATTAAAAGAGGGTGATCTGACTTCCATGTCCCTTGAGCAGTTTCAATCGGTCATGGACGTGAATGTGACGGGCACATTTCTTTGTGGTCGTGAAGCGGTCAAAGTGATGCTTAACACGGATAGTAAAGGTGTAGTGATCAATATATCTAGTGTCGCGCGAGCAGGTAATATCGGACAGACCAATTATTCTGCGTCTAAAGCGGCGGTGGCCACTATGGCATCAGTGTGGGCAAAAGAGTTAGGGCGCTATGGGATCCGTTCGGTAGCGATAGCTCCTGGTGTTATTAAGACAGCGATGACTGATCAAATCAAACCGCAAGCAATGGAGCGCTTGGTCTCGATGATTCCCGTAGGGCGTTTAGGGTATGCTCAAGAGATAGCCTCAACCATTCAATTCGTGCTGGAAAATGATTTTGTCACAGGGCGGGTTTTAGAAATTGATGGCGGGATGAAAATGTGA
- a CDS encoding enoyl-CoA hydratase/isomerase family protein: MTGKVNFSYQTCSDGSIIAIAELDNPTSLNALTHHMIEQLYHQLLLWQEDDNVVAVMLHGHGERAFCAGGDVQAMYRVLENKENDFESAFQNTADFFRLEYRCDFLIHTYRKPIIAWGHGYLMGGGVGLFMGASHRVVDANIRFAMPEVKIGLYPDVGGTYFLSQIPQHYALFIALTACQVNATDMQGLGLSEWVVNASEKQGVLDQLAQIEWQNSQDVDVAINQVLNAHHQSPDEQGLLLAHADLIETTCQGSLPQMVESIAQLDSDDKWLSNAKKTTAYASPLSLHLCYQQLTQYHQLTLKECFEMEFGLTLRCGLEGDFREGVRALLIDKTHQPHWMHSDVYQVTTQELTRFFSPLDSSEYPLAEDSLVVAKSVSAIL; this comes from the coding sequence ATGACAGGTAAGGTCAACTTCTCTTATCAAACTTGTAGTGATGGTTCGATCATTGCGATCGCGGAGCTGGATAATCCCACTTCGCTGAATGCGCTCACTCATCACATGATAGAGCAGCTTTATCATCAATTGCTGTTATGGCAAGAGGACGACAATGTCGTGGCAGTAATGTTACACGGTCACGGTGAGAGGGCGTTTTGCGCTGGCGGTGATGTTCAGGCGATGTATCGGGTACTGGAAAATAAAGAAAATGATTTTGAGAGTGCATTTCAGAACACAGCTGATTTCTTTCGCCTAGAATATCGTTGTGACTTTTTAATTCATACTTACCGTAAACCGATCATCGCATGGGGACACGGCTACCTAATGGGTGGTGGCGTTGGATTATTTATGGGGGCAAGCCATCGAGTCGTTGATGCAAATATCCGATTCGCCATGCCAGAGGTTAAGATTGGCTTGTACCCTGATGTTGGCGGAACCTATTTCCTTAGCCAAATTCCCCAGCATTACGCTCTATTTATTGCGCTTACTGCCTGCCAAGTGAATGCCACTGACATGCAAGGCTTAGGGCTGAGTGAGTGGGTGGTTAATGCGAGTGAGAAACAGGGTGTCCTTGATCAACTTGCACAAATCGAGTGGCAAAACAGCCAAGATGTGGATGTTGCTATCAACCAAGTTTTAAACGCTCATCATCAAAGCCCTGATGAACAAGGGTTGTTATTAGCTCACGCTGATTTGATTGAAACGACCTGCCAAGGATCGTTACCGCAAATGGTTGAGTCGATTGCACAGTTAGACAGCGATGATAAATGGTTATCAAACGCTAAGAAAACTACGGCTTATGCCAGTCCATTGTCGCTCCATTTATGCTACCAGCAGTTAACGCAATATCACCAACTTACCCTCAAGGAGTGTTTTGAAATGGAGTTCGGTCTAACTCTTCGTTGTGGGTTAGAAGGGGACTTCCGTGAAGGCGTTAGAGCACTATTGATCGATAAAACTCATCAACCGCATTGGATGCATAGCGATGTTTATCAAGTAACCACTCAAGAGCTGACACGTTTCTTCTCGCCTTTAGATTCGAGCGAATATCCTCTGGCAGAGGATTCATTGGTCGTCGCGAAAAGTGTTAGCGCAATTTTATAA
- the mmsB gene encoding 3-hydroxyisobutyrate dehydrogenase, with protein MSKITFIGLGNMGAPMAKNLLSAGLSVEVFDLNPNAVAELTALGATSADSLTQAVSGASVVVTMLPAGTHVQSVYLAEDGVLNSVNPGTLLIDSSTIDPGTARQVAAQASAKGLSFVDAPVSGGVAGAAAGTLTFIVGGSEESFAEAKNILQHMGKNIFHAGEAGAGQVAKICNNMMLGILMSGTCEALNLGIDNGLDPKVLSDIMLQSSGRNWALELYNPCPGVMENAPASKDYQGGFMSQLMAKDLGLAMEAAVASQSSTPMGSVARNLFNLHTAHGNGEKDFSSLFEFYQKQSNR; from the coding sequence ATGAGCAAGATTACATTTATCGGCTTAGGAAACATGGGCGCACCGATGGCCAAAAACCTGTTAAGCGCGGGTTTAAGCGTCGAAGTCTTTGATTTAAACCCCAATGCGGTTGCGGAACTGACGGCCTTAGGTGCCACCAGTGCAGATTCTTTAACTCAAGCAGTATCGGGTGCCAGTGTTGTTGTTACTATGTTACCAGCAGGTACACATGTGCAAAGTGTCTATCTCGCTGAAGATGGGGTGCTGAACAGCGTAAACCCGGGAACATTATTAATTGATTCATCCACTATTGATCCCGGGACTGCGCGTCAAGTCGCCGCTCAAGCCAGCGCAAAAGGGTTATCTTTTGTTGATGCGCCCGTATCAGGCGGCGTTGCTGGAGCAGCTGCGGGAACGCTAACCTTTATCGTCGGTGGGAGCGAGGAGAGTTTTGCCGAAGCTAAAAATATCTTGCAACACATGGGTAAGAATATCTTCCATGCGGGAGAAGCTGGTGCGGGCCAAGTGGCTAAAATCTGCAATAACATGATGTTAGGTATCTTAATGAGCGGAACGTGTGAAGCGCTCAACTTGGGCATCGACAATGGCTTAGACCCGAAAGTGTTATCTGACATTATGTTGCAAAGCTCAGGACGTAACTGGGCGTTGGAGCTCTACAACCCTTGCCCGGGAGTAATGGAAAATGCACCAGCGAGCAAAGACTACCAAGGCGGTTTCATGAGCCAACTGATGGCAAAAGATCTCGGCTTAGCAATGGAAGCCGCAGTGGCAAGTCAATCTTCTACCCCAATGGGCAGCGTGGCGCGCAATTTATTTAATCTTCATACCGCGCATGGCAATGGAGAAAAGGACTTCTCGAGTCTGTTTGAGTTTTATCAGAAGCAATCAAACCGTTAA
- a CDS encoding enoyl-CoA hydratase, translating into MTEQLKLERVNHIAKVTICNPPANTWTLDSLKQLKQLAVELSLDRSIYALVITGEGEKFFSAGADLNTFASGDKGEALDMAYAFGEAFEALSAFDGVTIAAINGYAMGGGLEVALACDIRIAEQQAQMALPEASVGLLPCAGGTQNLTALVGEGWAKRMILCGERVGAERAERIGLVEEVVESGEALNKAMTLAKRVAGQSPSSVSACKTLIQNRRTATHAAGLVLERELFMQLFNTNDQREGVNAFLQKRAANWTNS; encoded by the coding sequence ATGACAGAACAGTTAAAGCTAGAAAGAGTCAACCATATTGCCAAGGTGACGATTTGTAACCCGCCAGCCAATACCTGGACATTGGACTCTCTTAAACAGTTAAAACAATTGGCCGTTGAGCTTAGCCTCGATCGCTCTATCTATGCACTAGTGATAACCGGTGAAGGGGAGAAGTTTTTTTCTGCGGGCGCAGATTTAAACACCTTTGCTTCCGGAGACAAAGGCGAGGCATTAGATATGGCGTATGCATTTGGTGAAGCATTTGAAGCGCTGTCGGCGTTTGATGGTGTCACGATAGCCGCCATTAATGGCTATGCAATGGGCGGCGGTTTAGAAGTGGCATTGGCGTGTGATATCCGCATCGCTGAGCAACAAGCGCAGATGGCTTTGCCGGAAGCATCCGTTGGTTTGCTGCCATGCGCAGGGGGGACACAAAACCTGACTGCGCTCGTCGGTGAAGGCTGGGCAAAACGCATGATTTTATGTGGTGAGCGAGTCGGTGCTGAAAGAGCGGAACGGATTGGTTTAGTTGAAGAAGTAGTAGAATCTGGAGAGGCGCTAAATAAAGCGATGACTTTAGCCAAGCGCGTTGCAGGGCAATCGCCAAGTTCTGTCTCTGCGTGCAAAACCCTGATTCAAAATCGCCGCACTGCAACTCACGCTGCAGGATTAGTGTTAGAGCGAGAGCTCTTTATGCAGCTGTTTAATACCAATGATCAGCGAGAGGGCGTTAACGCATTCTTGCAAAAACGTGCGGCAAACTGGACAAACAGTTAA
- a CDS encoding acyl-CoA dehydrogenase family protein: protein MDFELNEDQVAFAEAAKQFAEQMLAPNAAEWDESAYFPKEILRQAGELGFLSIYTEEEHGGLGLSRLDAAIIFEHLAMGCTATTAFMTIHNMATWMITSFAKPDVAAKFSEQLVTGEQLASYCLTEPNAGSDAASLTTSAVREGDEFVLNGSKVFISGAGDTEVLVVMARSCGEGAGGISAFIVPANSVGVSYGKKEAKMGWNCQPTRMITFENVRIPADYLLGEEGEGFKFAMQGLDGGRINIATCSVGTAQQALNEAKQYMNERKQFGRTLAQFQALQFKLADMTTDLVAARQMVRLAAAKLDAGHVEKAAYCAMAKRFATDVGFQVCDQALQIHGGYGYIKEYPVERHFRDVRVHQILEGTNEIMRLIVARRLLTEGVELL, encoded by the coding sequence ATGGATTTTGAGTTAAACGAAGACCAGGTGGCATTTGCCGAAGCGGCGAAGCAATTCGCAGAGCAAATGTTGGCGCCAAACGCGGCAGAGTGGGATGAGAGCGCCTATTTTCCTAAAGAAATTCTGCGCCAAGCCGGTGAGTTAGGTTTTCTTAGTATTTATACCGAGGAAGAACATGGTGGTTTAGGCCTTTCTCGGTTAGACGCTGCGATTATTTTTGAGCACCTTGCGATGGGGTGCACCGCGACGACGGCCTTTATGACCATACACAACATGGCGACTTGGATGATTACCTCATTTGCTAAGCCAGACGTTGCCGCGAAGTTTAGCGAGCAGCTTGTGACAGGTGAGCAGTTGGCATCCTATTGCCTAACTGAGCCAAACGCAGGTTCTGATGCCGCTTCATTAACCACGAGTGCCGTTCGAGAGGGTGATGAGTTTGTTTTGAACGGCTCGAAAGTGTTCATCTCTGGTGCAGGAGATACCGAGGTGCTGGTGGTAATGGCGCGTTCATGTGGGGAAGGCGCGGGGGGCATTTCTGCGTTTATCGTTCCGGCCAATAGTGTCGGGGTTAGCTACGGTAAGAAAGAAGCCAAGATGGGGTGGAATTGCCAACCAACGCGCATGATTACGTTTGAAAATGTCCGTATCCCAGCGGACTACTTGTTAGGTGAAGAAGGTGAAGGCTTTAAATTTGCCATGCAAGGGTTAGATGGTGGGCGGATCAATATCGCGACCTGCTCGGTAGGTACAGCGCAGCAAGCGTTGAATGAAGCCAAGCAGTATATGAATGAACGCAAGCAATTTGGTCGAACTCTGGCTCAATTTCAAGCACTGCAATTTAAATTGGCGGATATGACCACCGATTTGGTTGCGGCGCGTCAAATGGTGCGCTTGGCTGCGGCTAAACTGGATGCTGGGCATGTAGAAAAAGCGGCGTATTGTGCAATGGCGAAGCGTTTTGCCACCGACGTGGGTTTTCAGGTTTGTGACCAAGCATTGCAGATTCACGGCGGCTACGGTTACATCAAAGAGTATCCGGTTGAGAGGCATTTTCGAGATGTCCGCGTTCATCAGATCCTCGAAGGCACCAATGAAATCATGCGTTTAATCGTTGCAAGACGCTTACTCACGGAAGGCGTTGAGCTGCTATAA
- a CDS encoding CoA-acylating methylmalonate-semialdehyde dehydrogenase: MTEKVKQYIGGEFANSQTEQWVDVTNPANNEVIAQVPCATEAEMNAAIASAEEVFRTWKEVAAPERARLMLRYQHILKENHDNIAILLSSETGKTLPDAKGDVWRGIEVVEQAANICSSMMGETVENVATGIDGYSYVQPLGVCAGITPFNFPAMIPLWMFPMAIACGNTFVLKPSEQVPLTAMLLAELFEKAGAPKGVLQIVHGKKEQVDHILTDPRVRTISFVGSVSVGEYIYKTGTDNLKRVQSFAGAKNHMVIMPDANKQQVINNLVGASVGAAGQRCMAISVAVFVGETKEWIPELKEALAQVQPGAWDDELAGYGPLISPQAKQRVVNLINEGKAAGANCVLDGSNCQVAGHPNGNWVGPTLFTNVTTDMSIYTEEIFGPVLLTMEVDDLDEAISLINASPFGNGTSIFTANGAAARKYQHNIEVGNVGINVPIPVPLPFFSFTGWKGSFYGDLHAYGKQAVRFFTETKTVTARWFDDDIPSGPNMTIQLK, encoded by the coding sequence ATGACAGAAAAAGTGAAACAGTATATCGGCGGTGAGTTTGCAAACTCGCAAACAGAGCAGTGGGTTGATGTGACCAACCCTGCTAACAATGAAGTGATTGCTCAAGTGCCGTGTGCAACGGAAGCTGAGATGAATGCCGCGATTGCTAGTGCTGAGGAAGTATTTAGAACGTGGAAAGAAGTTGCAGCACCAGAGCGCGCACGCTTGATGCTGCGCTATCAGCATATCCTTAAGGAGAATCATGACAATATCGCGATTCTTTTATCCAGTGAAACGGGTAAAACATTACCTGACGCGAAAGGGGATGTGTGGCGCGGAATTGAAGTTGTTGAACAAGCGGCGAACATCTGCAGCTCTATGATGGGCGAAACGGTCGAAAATGTGGCAACGGGTATTGATGGTTACTCCTATGTGCAACCGCTTGGGGTTTGTGCTGGTATTACACCATTTAACTTTCCGGCCATGATACCGTTATGGATGTTCCCAATGGCGATTGCCTGCGGTAACACCTTTGTTTTGAAACCTTCCGAGCAGGTGCCTTTAACCGCAATGTTGCTGGCTGAACTATTTGAAAAAGCGGGCGCGCCTAAAGGTGTGTTGCAAATTGTTCATGGCAAGAAAGAGCAAGTTGACCATATTCTTACTGACCCTCGAGTTCGTACGATTTCATTTGTTGGCTCGGTTTCTGTTGGTGAGTACATCTATAAAACTGGCACTGACAATCTCAAGCGCGTTCAGTCATTTGCTGGGGCAAAAAATCATATGGTGATCATGCCTGATGCCAACAAGCAACAAGTGATTAATAATTTGGTCGGAGCCTCTGTTGGCGCTGCGGGTCAACGTTGTATGGCGATCTCTGTGGCGGTGTTTGTTGGTGAAACAAAAGAGTGGATTCCAGAGCTTAAGGAGGCGTTAGCGCAAGTGCAGCCGGGCGCATGGGATGATGAACTCGCGGGTTATGGACCACTTATCAGTCCACAAGCGAAGCAACGAGTCGTTAATTTGATTAATGAGGGTAAAGCAGCCGGAGCCAACTGTGTGCTGGATGGCTCAAACTGCCAGGTCGCTGGACATCCTAATGGCAACTGGGTAGGGCCGACTCTGTTTACCAATGTGACCACCGATATGTCTATTTACACGGAAGAGATTTTTGGTCCGGTACTACTTACGATGGAAGTTGACGATCTCGATGAGGCAATCAGCCTGATTAATGCCAGCCCATTTGGTAACGGTACATCAATTTTTACTGCCAATGGTGCAGCTGCGCGTAAGTATCAACATAATATCGAAGTGGGCAATGTTGGGATTAACGTTCCTATTCCAGTACCGCTACCATTCTTTTCATTTACTGGCTGGAAAGGCAGTTTCTACGGCGACCTCCATGCCTATGGTAAGCAGGCGGTACGCTTCTTTACCGAAACCAAAACCGTCACGGCACGTTGGTTTGATGATGACATCCCAAGCGGTCCAAACATGACGATTCAACTGAAATAG